The Lipingzhangella halophila genome segment ACGGATCTGCCCGAACGGTTCTTCTGCGCCTGCGAGCACACCGCAGTTGTACCCTTGCCCTCATTCATTTCGGTCTACGGGTTCGACTGCGGTGTCGTGCTCGGCCCCAACGCTGCTATGCGACTCGTGGACCACGCACGCCAGGGGTATGCTGCGGCATCTCGGGTCGAGAACCCGACGGTCCTGCGTTCGTTGAACGCCGACACCACACGAGACCGGTACACCGCATGAACCTTCCCGAGCCCGCGGCCGCGTCGGCCCGCGCCCACGCCGATCTCGACTCTGTGGTCGCACTCACCCAAGACCTGGTGCGCATCCCTACGCGCGGCGGTATCGACCCCTACGACGCGGCAATCGACCACCTGATGGGCTGGATGGACGATCACGGCCTCGCCCCTCAGGTCCTGCGGGACGCCTCGGATACCGCGGTCGCGGTCGCTGCCCGCGTCCAGGGCCGCCAGCCCGGACGGACCTGGGTGCTGGACGCCTGTCTGGACACTGCGCCCTTCGGCGACGAGGACGCCTGGCACCACCCGCCCACCAGCGCGGCCCTGGAGGATGGCTGGTTGTGGGGACGCGGTGCGGCCGACTCCAAAGTGGCTGTCGCGATTTTCTGCCACCTGGCCGCCCGTCTGCTCCAGCAGCCCCAGACCCTGCGCGGCGAGGTGGTCGTGCTGTTCGACCTCGACGAGCACACCGGCGGATTCGCGGGCGCCCGCCGTTACTTCGACTCCCCGGACACCCCCGCCGACATCGGCGGAGTGATGATCGGCTACCCCGGCATGAACCACATCGTCATCGGAGGACGCGGAGTCCACCGGGCTCGACTGCACGTCCACGGCGTCGCCTCCCACTCCGGAGCCAGCCGCCCCACCCCTTCCGCCATCGCCAAGGCTGCCGAGATTGTCACCGCGCTGAACCTCGCGCCACTGCCGGGCCCCGCCGACGGATTCGCAGCCGGAAAGCTCACCGTGACCGCGATCGACGGCGGCCAAGGATTCTCGACCGTGCCGGATCTGTGCACCCTCAGCGTTGACGCCCGCACCACCCCCGCATTCGACGACGCCCACGCCGCTCAAACCATCGCCGATATGGTCGCCAAGGTCGACACCGACTGGCCCGAGACTCCGCCGACACTGATCGAAGCCCACACCCGCTGGCCCCCCTACGCGCTGAACCACGACGCGCCCCTACGCACAGCGCTCACCACCGCGGCCGCCCACCACGGCTTCTACCCGGCAGCCAAGATCGCCGGGCCTTCCAATATCGGCAACTACCTCGCCCGCCTCGGCATACCCGCCACCGCCGGATTCGGGCCACACTACGAGGGCCTACACGCCACCAACGAACGCGTGCGCATCGACACAATCCCCACTGTCCAGGCCATCTACGACCACGCCCTCCACCAACTCACCAACCCTTGACCCGAATCCGGCCCCTTGCGTGTGGCCAATGACGCTGCGGAAGCGCTGCCTGAGCCGAACACACCTCCTGCTCAAGCGGCGATCACTGCTTCCTCGGCCCCGCCACCTCGGGCAATAGCAGGTCGGCTGCACCATGACCGCCGAAGAGGGACCACGTGCTGTAGCTCGATGCGCCCGGCCAAGTGCTGCCACGCGTGCCGTGACGTCCCTCGGAAGACGTTCCTGCACCCACAGGCGCCCACGCTCCTCTGAGATCACGCACCAATCGCAGCCCTGACATGACGAAGGCCCCGGTCTACGCTGCGGTTGTGTCAAAGTTTGATCGCGTGGAATCACGCCTGATGCCGCAGCCCTCTCCATTGGAGAGGCTGGTGGATGAGCGTTTCGCGGCGCGCGGTGTTCGGGTGTTACTCAAGCGCGACGATCTTGTCCATCCGGAGATCCCCGGCAACAAATGGCGCAAGCTCCGGTTGAACCTGGACGAAGCGCACCGACACCACCGCCGGCCGTTGCTCACGTTCGGCGGTGCCTATTCGAACCATCTGCGCGCGGTCGCCGCAGCCGGGCACCGCTACGGGTTGGCGACTGTGGGCGTGGTGCGCGGCGAGGAACTGGCGCGCAAACCATTGAACTGGTCGCTCACCTACTGCGCGGACCGCGGAATGCGACTGGTCTTCCTGGACCGCTCGACCTACCGGCGCAAACACGACCCCGAGGTGATCGAACGACTCAGCGAGGAGCACGGCGACTTCTTTCTGCTCCCCGAGGGCGGGTCCAACGCACTCGCCGTCAAGGGCGCAATGGACATCCCCAGTGAGATCGAGGTCGAGTACGACGTGATCTGCTGTCCGGTCGGCACGGGCGGGAGCCTGGCCGGCATTGCCGCCGGCCTGCCGCCCCAGGCGAGCGCTGTCGGGTTCTCCGCGCTCAAGGGAGGTGACTTCCTGGTGGGCGAGGTCGCGCGGCTCCAGGCGGAAGCCGGAGTTTCAAGTGCGAACTGGCGCGTCGAGACGAGATTTCATTTCGGTGGATTCGCCAAGCGCACTCCGGAGCTCGACGCGTTCATTGCCGATTTCGAGCGGCGCCACGGACTCAGGCTGGAGTGGACCTACGTCGCCAAGATGATGCACGGCATCGTCGAGTTGTCGAGCAGTGGCGACATCCCGGCCGGCGCCACCGTGGTCGCCGTCATCACCGGTCCGGCGACAACTGATCGTGGGGCGGGTGGGACTTGAACCCACGACCTACAGATTATGAGTCTGCTGCTCTAACCAGCTGAGCTACCGCCCCCCGGCCACAGACTACGACGACGTGAGCACGTTACCCCTTCATGTAGTAACCACGAATCATCCGGGTCGAGGCCGCGGCCGCTGCTGTAGTAGAGGCAGCGGCTATGCCTGATCCCCGAGTAGTCCGGCCCCACGGTGCCGCGCGTAACGTGGCAGTCGTAAGGGCAGCGGCAAGCAGCCCTCCTGATGGATTGAGGGGCCCAGCACCATGGGTACGAACGTCCCGCCCAATGCTGACCACGTCACGGTCCGGTCGCGCCCCTGACATGAGGAAAGCTCCGCCCTACGCTGTGAGTGCGACCAAACAGCTGGAAGCGGAGCCATGGATAACTCTACCCACACACCTTCCATGGGGAAGAGGGTTCGCGCCGCCCGACGCGCCAAGGGCATGAACATCGCCACCCTGGCTGGGCTCATTGGCCGGTCCAAAGGGTGGATGTCGATGGTTGAGAATGGTCAAACGCCGCTCGACAAGCGGCAGGACATCGCCGCGATCGCCGAAGTCCTCGAAGTGTCGGCTGACACTATCCTCGGCGAGCCCGCCGACGACATCAACGCGCGCCTGCCCAGCGTCAACCTGGTCAGATTGCGCGAAGTCCTTCACGAGTACTCTCTGGACGATCCACCTGACGTGCCCGTGCGGCCCCTCGACCAGACCGCCGCCGACCTCCGCACGTTGGACGACCAGTTGCGGCGTACCGACTACGACGCCATGATGCGCACCCTGCCCGGCGTCTTGGACGAGCTGCACGCCGGGGCGCACCTGCCCGAACCCGCCCGGTCGGAGGCGTTGCGGCAGCTCATCACCGCCTGTGGTCTGGCCGTGATCGTCATGAGGCATTTCGGGCACTCCGATCTGGCGTGGATAAGCGGCGACCGGTCCCGTCAGGCCGCCGTGTGGCTAGGCGATCCGGTCTGGGATGCGGCGGCGGCCTATCAGCGCGCGCATGCCCGCTCCTCGGCGAACCGATCCCGGGCGTTGCTGGCTACCCCCAGGATCGTCGACGAACTAGAGCCGCACATCGGTGATGATCCGATGGCACATCAGGTGCACGGGATGCTGCGACTGTCGGCAGCGCTAGCCCAGCAGGTCAGCGGGGATCATGACGAGGCGCGGCGCCAAGCTGAGGAGGCCGCACGGTTGGCCGCACGGTTCGAGATCCCGGACGACCCCAACGCGTGGGAGTTGTTCGGAGTGTCCAACGTCGGGGTGTGGAGGACCACTCTCGCCGTGGAGGCGGGGGACCCGGCCGCGGCCATGCGCATCTCAGACCAAGTCAACACGGCAGCGTTGGCCTCCAAGAACAGGAAGGCAGCCCTGCACATGGACCGGTTCCGGGCTCTACACATGCTCGGCCGCGACAAGCTCGCCGGACGCGAACTCCAGAAAGCAGAACGGCTGTCCGTCGCCCAGGTGCGGCACTCTCCCCTCATCCAGGAGACAGTACGCGACATGACCGCGATCAAAGATCCGGTTCTGCGCGGGGTGGCGTGGCGCATGGGCGTCATCTAATCAGCCAAACCCGGTTCAATTCTTTGAACTTCTGGCACGGGCGCGCGACTTAGCGTCGCAGCATGGACACCGCGTCCCCTGATCACGACATTCTTGCCCGACTGAACGAGCAGCATGCCGGTACGTGGCACATCTGGCACTCCCGTGACAGTCGCCGCCTGACCGGGCATGTGGCCATCCTCTGTGTCCAGGACACTAGCTGCGCCCCCACGGTGCGCGCGGACAGCGTCGACGACCTTGAGCTGCACCCCATGGCCCCCGGAGAGCGGGTCGGTAAACCGTTCCCGCGCCAGACGCGGCCAGAGTTGGCCGGGGAGAACACCAGCGTCACGGGGGTGTCCCGGTGAACGCTCCGTGCCCCCTGGCTTCCGATGCGGCGTTGCAGGCGTATCTGCGAACTCTGACGCGCACCTACGTGGTTGGGCTGTGGCACATCACCCCTGACGGCACGGAGTGCTGCCACGCGCGGCACGTCCTCGTGCCCTACGTCGGCACGCCCGAGGGCCTCGCTCGCAAGCATGCGGTGGGCCGTGCCGCGGCGCTGGTGGAGGCGGAGCGGCACCACTGGTGCGGCGCCACAGCGGCGAGCTTGCACACCTACCGCGTCGAGTTGGAGTTCACCGCCGATCGTGGGCCCTGGTAATCGCCCACGCCCCAGACGATGCTCGATCCTCTTTACCCCCACCCCCTTGTGGAGACTACTGATGCCTACCCCCTCAGATTCAACCCTGGCTCCGCGGCTTTCGGTCCGTGATCCGTTGGTGCACCACAGTTTGGTGACAGCGGTTCCCGCGTCCGCGGCGGCGCTGTCCCGTTTGGATTATCAGGCACTGATGATCCATCGGGCGGCGGAGCGTCCGCAGGCGGTACTAGAGCTGGCTGCCCGGTTGGACCTTTCCGTTGGCGCGGTGGTCGCCTACGTGTATGCGCTGTGTGAGGCGAACATGGTCAAGGTCGCCCCCACGGTTGAGGCCGGCACCCAGCTCGCTGATCGGGTGCTGCAGCGCCTCACCCGCAGGAGCCGACGAATCCCCAAGGATGTGGGCCAGGGGGTTCCCTCCGCTCGCATCTCGGTTGCTGGCCCGTTGTGCCGATGGGTCCTCTTCCGTGAGGCAGGCGGATTCACCATCGACTCGGATCCACGACCCCAGCAGCGCACGTGTGCCCGTAAGGCTGCCGGAGACGACGTCGCCGTCCTCGTTGTGGGCGACCCTCGCCTGCCCGACAGCAGCATCGACCGCCATCCCGGGCGGGATGCTCTTGCGATGATCCTGACCTTCGATGAGGACGATCCTGGCCACACTGCGACGATCGTGGAGCTGTGTCGGGCGCGCCAAGTGCCGGTGGTGGCCGTAGGGGTCGACGGTGCCGAGGGCGCCCGGGCCGCCCGCGATGCGGGAGTTCCGGTGCTCGATTGGGATGTGCGCACCTATCCCTGTCTCAGCGAGGCGCTGGCAGTGCTACAGCGGCCCACCTCCCGCAGCGAGTTCGCAAGGGAGGCCGCTCGTGCCTGAGGTGCGATCCACACACCGGGTGCCGCGCGCCCTGGGCCTGGTAGCACTGGCCAACGGGCCTGTGGGTGCCTCGCCGCTTGCGGGAGAGGGGAGGTCGCGGTGAACGTCGCCATCGTCGGGGCGGGCCAGTCCGGGGTAATTCTGGCCCACCTTCTGCTCAATGCCACGATCACTGTGGATTTGTTCACCAGCAAGACCGCCGAGGAGCTGCGGGAGGGTACCGCCGAGGTCACCCAGTTGACGTTTCCCTCCACGCTGCACGCGGAACAGGACGCGGACCTGGATCAGTGGTCGCAGAAAGCCCCCCATTTCGCGACCGCGTCTCTGACTGCCCGCCCCGAGCAGGGTGATCCTGTGGGGTTCACGGGGCGTCTGCCTCAGCGTGGCGGGATCGCTGTGGATCCGCGCGTGAAGATGCCCGACCTGCTCGACCTTGTCGAGCGCAGGGGCGCCAAGGTCCATTATCACGGCGTCACGGTCTCCGAACTGGACTGGTACGCGCGCACGCGCCGCTATGACCTCATCGTTATCGCGGTGGGCAGCGGTGAGCTCGGGGCGCTGTTTATTCCCGAGCCTCACCGGGCTCCGGGGCGTCGGCGGGTGATCTCGCAGGTCTATCTGGCGGGGATGCGTCCGGGCGCGGCCGATCTCGAGGTGACCACCACCCCGCATGGCGAGGTCTTTCGTATCCCCACCCTGACTGCGGACGGGCCCGCCGACAGCCTGTTCATGATCGGCGATGTCGGCGGGGAGCTGGATTTCCTTTCCGGTGCCCAGCGGCCCCGGCGCATCGACGTGTTCGCCCAGATCCGGCAACGGCTCCACCGTTTTGCCCCGGACCAGCACGCGCGTTGTGCCTCGGCCGAGCTGCTTGATGAGCGCGACACCATCCTTGGCTATGTCGCGCCGGTGGCGCGCAGCCCGGTGGGGATCCTGCCCTCGGGAGGGCCGGTGCTGGGCATGGGCGACACGGTGCGCCCCCTATGTCTGACGACTGGTCAGGGGTGGGCGGGCTCCACGGCTGCGGCCCTGACGTATCGCGACCGCATCCTCGCCCACGCCGAGGCTGGCCGCCCTTTCGATACGGGGTTCATGCACGCGACCTGCCAGGCCCACGACGAGCAGTTCGTGCAGCCCGCCCAGGCGTTTGTGGACATGGTGGCCAAGTTCTGGTCCGGCCAGCTCAGCGACGCCGACCAGCAGCGTTTCCACACGGCGGTGCGGGACCCGGCAGCGGCCGATGCCTGGTTCGCCGCCTGGGATGACCCCACATTGTTCGCTACCCCTGCCTAACCCGACCCCGCCCCCTCGTCGAGCGCGCCCCGTGGCCGAACCCGACCCGCGCACCACGGCTGGCCTACTCCTTGTCGGCTGAATCGATCCCACGACCCCTCACGGGGCAGTCCCAGGCTGCTCTCCTCTGTTCGAGCGAGGTTCTCTTGTCCGACACCCCCCAGGTTCCCGTGTCCTCGCCCAACCCGGGCCTGTATCGCCCGTGGGTACTGCGCTTCATCTATGGCCCTGTTGTGATCGGCATCAGCCACCCCCTGGTGTGGGGGGTCTCCAACCGCTCGCTGCGCCACCTCCACGCCAGTCGCGTTGGCCCGACCCACGTGGAGGTCGGCCCCGGCAACGGTCACCTGCTGGCGCGGCTGCCCCGGCGCACCCCAATGCAGCGCCTAGAGCTGCTCGACCTCAATCCCGCCTGTTTGCACCACACCCAGCGCCGGCTGCGCCGCCGGGCGTTCGCGGTGCACACCCACCAGGCAAACGCGCTGGACCCTTGGCCACTGGCCAGTTCCAGCGTGGATTCGGTGAGCGCCATGATGGTGCTGCACACCCTGCCCGGCGAGACCATCGCCGCCAAAGCCCTTCTGGTGCGCGAAGCTGCACGGGTCCTCAAACCGGGCCGCACTCTCGTGGGCTGCACGATCCTGGCCCGCGGTGTGTCCATCTCCGCTCGGGCTGAGCGCCTGATGGACGTCTACAACAGCAAGAACAACACCTTCCACAACACCGGAGACTCCCTCGGCGATCTGACAGCGGTGCTGAAGCAGCACTTCCCCCACGTCACGGTGCGCACGCAGGGCTGTGTCGCGGTGTGGGAGGCCACCAAATGAGCGCGCCGGCCTACACCAACGACAGCGTGGCACTCGTCGGCATGGCCTGCCGACTGCCCGGCCACATCACCACACCCCACAGGTTCTGGGAGGTGCTGGTGAGCGGGCGCACCATGATCACCCCCGCCGATCCCCAGCATCCACGCGCGGCGATCCTGCCGGCCGGCATCCTCGACAACGACGCCTTCACCGGGTTCGATCACACCCACTTCACCCTTACCGCCGACGAGGCCGCAACGCTGGACCCCCAACAACGCTGGGGGCTTGAGCTCACTGACGAAGCGCTGCAGCACGCCGGCATCGCCCCCGCGACGCTGCGTGGCACCGGGACCGGGGTGTGGTGGGGCTCCTCCTACCTCGACCACGCCATCACCACCCTGGGTGAGGGCGGCGACGCGATGACCATGGTCGACACCGCCGCCGCGCTACCCAGCATGGCGCCGGGACGCATCTCGCGGTCCTTCGACCTGCGTGGGCCCAGTGAGTTGGTCGACACCGCCTGCTCGGCCTCGCTGGTCGCGCTGCACAACGCCCACCAGGCGCTGCGCCTGGGCGAAGTCGACCTGGCCATCGTGGGCGGAGCCAACGCGTTGGTGCTCGACACCCACACGCGTATGTTCCGCAACTCCGGCGTCCTCTCTCCTACCGGGCGTGCACGCCCGTTCGACCAGAACGCCGACGGGTTCGTGCGCGGCGAAGGCGCCGTAGTGGTGGTGCTGCAACGCCTATCTGATGCCCACCGGGCGGGTTGTCCGGTGCGGGCTCGCATCCTTGCCAGCGCCCGCAACAACGACGGCAACAGTCCGGGCGGGGTGGGCGCGCCCTCGCACCGCGCCCAGGCCGACCTGCTGCGCCAGGTCTACGCCCACGCCGGCATCGAGGCGGGCGCGGTGGACTACCTCCAGACCCACGGCACCGCGACGCCCTCGGGCGATAATGCCGAGCGCGCCGCACTCGAGCGCGTAGTGGGCCGCGCTCGATCCACAGCCTCGCAAGGGCCGGCGTGGTTGGGGTCCACCAAGTCCGTCGTAGGCCATCTGGAAGGCGCTGCCGGACTGGCCTCGGTACTTGCTGCGGTGCTCGCCCTGGAGCACGAGACCATCCCGCCCACCGCAGGCCATGCCCTGCCCATGCCGCAGCTGCGCGACGACGTAGCCCTGCAGGTGCCCACCACACCGGTGCCTTGGCCCACCACCGACAGGGGCAACCGGGCCGTAGGGGTGAGCGCGGTCGGATTCACCGGAACCAACGCCCACATCATCCTTCAGGAACCCACCCCCGTCCGTGCCGAGGCCGACCCGTCACAGCACGGTGCGGGGGTGCATCTGGTGCCGGTCTCCGCGGCCGGCCCAGTCGAGGCCCGCGAAACCGCGGGCGCCTGGTCGCAGGCACTCTCCGAAGCAACCGTGCCCCTCGTCGAGGTCGCCGCAACAGCCCAGCACCGCCGCGACCACCACCTCCACCGAGCGGTCGTGGTGGCTACCTGCAACGATGAGGCCACCTCAGGGATGGACGCACTCACCGCCGGGGTACCACATCCAGCCCTAATAGGACCACGCACCGCGCCCCAGCGCCGGCCGCGCGTGGTCTTCGTGTTCCCCGGCCATGGCCACCACCACCCTCACATGGGCCACGACCTGGCCGTACGCGAACCCGTCTATGCCAAGGCGCTCGCCCGCGTCCATGCCGCCTTGGAGCCCTACCTAGACCAGCCACCCTGGAAACCCGACAGTAACCAGGCGTTGGAGGGCCTGCACACCCTCCAACCCGCCGGGGTCGCCCACCAGATCGCTCTGAGCGCGCTGCTGACTCACTGGGGCATCACCCCCGATGCGGTGGTGGGCCACAGCGCAGGCGAAGTCGCCGCCGCCCACACCGCCGGCATTCTGTCCCTGGACGAGGCCGCGCACCTGGTGGCCGAACGGAGTCGACTCCTTCAGCGCGCCGCTGCTCGCGGGGCGATGGCTGCCGTGGGCCTGGGTGCGGAGCAGGCCCAGGCTGCGCTGGCCTCCAACCCCACACTGCGCCTGGCCGCCGTCAACGGGCCCCGCTCCTGCGTGGTGGCTGGGACACACACCGATCTGCACCATCTGTGTGAACGGCTCCAGGCCGATGGCATCACCGCCCGCCTCATGGCCGACGCACCGCCGGCCCACCACCCCGAACTGCTGGGTGAGGCCGCCAACTATCTCAGCGAACGCGTCCGCCACCTGGCCCCGCACACCGGGACGATCCCGCTGTACTCCACCGCCACTGGTGAGCGCGTCGATGGACCCGAGCTCGACCCCGACTACTGGGCCCACCAGCTACTGACCACCGTGCAGCTCCACCCCACCATCGAGCACCTGGCCCACGGCGAGCCGAGTGTGTTCGTCGTGCTGGGAGCACGCCCCCTGCTTGCCGCCGAACTCACCGACACCCTGGCCACCACGCCCACTTACGACCCCAGCGCCCCTCCCGTGATCAGCTGCGATAGCAACGTCGACAACGAGCAGACCGCCTGGCTGAGCGCCCTGGCCGAGGCCCACACACGCGGCATCCCCATCACCTGGCCCGCCCCCACCCACTTTCCAGCCACAAACCTGCCGCCCCGCACCTGGGCCCGCCCCGCACCCACGCCACCTGCCCCGACAGCACTGCGTGACCGTCTGGCGCACGCGGCCACCTCCTGCGAACGGCGCGCGGCCATCACCACCGCCCTGACCGCGCTGATTACCCCCGTGGTGGCCGCCCGCTACGGCCACACCGTCGACCTCGCCCCCGATGCCGACCTCACCGAACTCGGCCTGGACTCGCTGACCATCGTCGCGCTGCGCCACAAGATCACCCGACTGCACCCCGGCCTGGCCGATCTTCCCCTGACACACCTGCTCATCCCCGGCCGCGCCACCACGCTTGAGCAACTCATCACCGCCATCACGACCCACCTCACCAGCCGGGTCACCACATGAAACCGCCAGCACCCACCGCTCCCGGCACGAACTCAGGCTGGGCCCCAAGCAGGCCCGCCTGGGTTCGCCAGCCGGCACGCCGGCCGCGCCCTGCCCTCTCCCCTCCGGGACCTGTCCCGGCGGGGCGCGGCCACCACACCACCAACCGCACACGAGGACCGAGCTGATGGATTTCCCTTTCGACGCGCCCACCCACTGTGCCCCCTGGGTGAACACTCCGATCGACACCAGCGAGCCCAGCATCGCCCGGGTCTATGACGCGGTGCTGGGCGGCAAGGACAACTTCGCCGCCGACCGCGAAGTCGCGCTGAAGTTTCTGGAAGTTCCTGGTGCCCAGGTGACGCCGTTCGACAACCGGCGCTGGCTAAAGCGGGTCACCCAATGGTTGGTGGGCCAGGCGAGAATTCGCCAGATCATTGACCTCGGCAGTGGGTTGCCCACCACCAGCAGCATTCACGAGTTCGCCGGCCAGGTCGCCGACGACGTCCGCGTGGTCTATGTGGACAACGATCCCAGCGTGCTGGCCCATGGGCGCGCCCTGCTAGCCACCAGCGACAACACCACCGTCGTCACCGGCGATGTGTGCGACACCGATGCCCTCCTCACCGACCCGGACCTGCTCAACCTCATCGATGTTGAGCGCCCCTTCGCGGTACTGCTGGCCAGTGTGCTGCACCACCTGCCCGACGGCGAAGACCAGAGGGTCGCCGCACATCTGCGCGCCCACCTGCGTCCCGGCTGCTACCTCGCTATCGCCAACTTTCACAACCCCGGCCCCAGCGATCCGCGCGCCCGTGCAATCGAATCCGCGCTCGTCGACGGCGGCCTGGGCTCAGGATGGGTGCGGCCCTGGCCCCAGCACCGCATGTACTTCGGCGACCTCGACCTCGTCCCCCCAGGGTTGTGCCCCGTCAACGAATGGCGCCCCGACAACGAGACCCCCGACAGCTCACCCGTGCACCACCTCTACATCGGTGGCGTGGGCTACCGCCCCGAGGCCGGTCTGGATTATTCGTGACGGAAGGGTTCTGTCGTGGATCAGAATCTGTTGCGTCCTCATCAAGTGGAGTCCGTGGAGGCTTCCCTGAAGGCATTGGCCCGCCAGAGCCGGGTGCACGATGTCATGGCGTGCGGTACCGGTAAGACCCGTGTTGGGCGCGCCCTGGCCGATGCGCTGCTGCCCGAGGGGGGACGGGTGCTGGTGGCCGCACCCCGCATCAACTTGTTGATCCAAGCCCTGGCCGAATATCGCCTCTTCGGTGATGCGGGCCTCGGTGAGATCCTCGTGGTCTGCAGCGACCGCCACCTCGGCGACGACACTCGGCTGGCCGGGTTGGCGGTGTCGGTGACGACCGACCCTGAGCGTATTGCCGCTACTGGTCGTGCTGGGCGGCTGACGTGCTTTTGCACCTATGACTCGCTGGGCGCGCTGATCGAGGCGCACCAGCGGGGGATGCCGCCGTGGGATCTCCTCCTCGCTGACGAGGCCCACTACCTGATTGGCCGGGGGGCCTGGGCCCGCATCCATGACGACGCCGCGATTCCGGCCCGGCGCCGCAAGTACACCACCGCCACTCCCCGAGTGGTCCACCAGGATGACCGCACCGGCGATCCTCACATTGCCAGCATGGATGACCAGGACGTCTTTGGTGAGCGCGCCTACGAGTTCTCCTTCGCCGAGGCGATCCGCCGCGGCCTACTGGCCCCGTTTCGCGTGGTCACCCCGGTGATCACGCGCACGCACGTGCGCCAGCTTGTCGCGCGCAGCCAACACCTCGAACTGGGTCGCGCGGCCATCTCCGCTGACGTGGCCGCCTTGCAGGTGGCGACCCTGAAAGCGATGGTGGAGTTCGGGGGGCAGCGCGCGCTCACGTTCCACCCCCGGCGCACGGATGCGCGGCTATGGGCAATCAACCTGGGCCACATCCCCGCCCTGCTTGAGGACTGGGACGGGCA includes the following:
- a CDS encoding M20 family metallopeptidase — its product is MNLPEPAAASARAHADLDSVVALTQDLVRIPTRGGIDPYDAAIDHLMGWMDDHGLAPQVLRDASDTAVAVAARVQGRQPGRTWVLDACLDTAPFGDEDAWHHPPTSAALEDGWLWGRGAADSKVAVAIFCHLAARLLQQPQTLRGEVVVLFDLDEHTGGFAGARRYFDSPDTPADIGGVMIGYPGMNHIVIGGRGVHRARLHVHGVASHSGASRPTPSAIAKAAEIVTALNLAPLPGPADGFAAGKLTVTAIDGGQGFSTVPDLCTLSVDARTTPAFDDAHAAQTIADMVAKVDTDWPETPPTLIEAHTRWPPYALNHDAPLRTALTTAAAHHGFYPAAKIAGPSNIGNYLARLGIPATAGFGPHYEGLHATNERVRIDTIPTVQAIYDHALHQLTNP
- a CDS encoding 1-aminocyclopropane-1-carboxylate deaminase/D-cysteine desulfhydrase, which translates into the protein MTKAPVYAAVVSKFDRVESRLMPQPSPLERLVDERFAARGVRVLLKRDDLVHPEIPGNKWRKLRLNLDEAHRHHRRPLLTFGGAYSNHLRAVAAAGHRYGLATVGVVRGEELARKPLNWSLTYCADRGMRLVFLDRSTYRRKHDPEVIERLSEEHGDFFLLPEGGSNALAVKGAMDIPSEIEVEYDVICCPVGTGGSLAGIAAGLPPQASAVGFSALKGGDFLVGEVARLQAEAGVSSANWRVETRFHFGGFAKRTPELDAFIADFERRHGLRLEWTYVAKMMHGIVELSSSGDIPAGATVVAVITGPATTDRGAGGT
- a CDS encoding helix-turn-helix domain-containing protein translates to MGKRVRAARRAKGMNIATLAGLIGRSKGWMSMVENGQTPLDKRQDIAAIAEVLEVSADTILGEPADDINARLPSVNLVRLREVLHEYSLDDPPDVPVRPLDQTAADLRTLDDQLRRTDYDAMMRTLPGVLDELHAGAHLPEPARSEALRQLITACGLAVIVMRHFGHSDLAWISGDRSRQAAVWLGDPVWDAAAAYQRAHARSSANRSRALLATPRIVDELEPHIGDDPMAHQVHGMLRLSAALAQQVSGDHDEARRQAEEAARLAARFEIPDDPNAWELFGVSNVGVWRTTLAVEAGDPAAAMRISDQVNTAALASKNRKAALHMDRFRALHMLGRDKLAGRELQKAERLSVAQVRHSPLIQETVRDMTAIKDPVLRGVAWRMGVI
- a CDS encoding styrene monooxygenase/indole monooxygenase family protein; its protein translation is MNVAIVGAGQSGVILAHLLLNATITVDLFTSKTAEELREGTAEVTQLTFPSTLHAEQDADLDQWSQKAPHFATASLTARPEQGDPVGFTGRLPQRGGIAVDPRVKMPDLLDLVERRGAKVHYHGVTVSELDWYARTRRYDLIVIAVGSGELGALFIPEPHRAPGRRRVISQVYLAGMRPGAADLEVTTTPHGEVFRIPTLTADGPADSLFMIGDVGGELDFLSGAQRPRRIDVFAQIRQRLHRFAPDQHARCASAELLDERDTILGYVAPVARSPVGILPSGGPVLGMGDTVRPLCLTTGQGWAGSTAAALTYRDRILAHAEAGRPFDTGFMHATCQAHDEQFVQPAQAFVDMVAKFWSGQLSDADQQRFHTAVRDPAAADAWFAAWDDPTLFATPA
- a CDS encoding class I SAM-dependent methyltransferase, translating into MSDTPQVPVSSPNPGLYRPWVLRFIYGPVVIGISHPLVWGVSNRSLRHLHASRVGPTHVEVGPGNGHLLARLPRRTPMQRLELLDLNPACLHHTQRRLRRRAFAVHTHQANALDPWPLASSSVDSVSAMMVLHTLPGETIAAKALLVREAARVLKPGRTLVGCTILARGVSISARAERLMDVYNSKNNTFHNTGDSLGDLTAVLKQHFPHVTVRTQGCVAVWEATK
- a CDS encoding type I polyketide synthase, producing the protein MSAPAYTNDSVALVGMACRLPGHITTPHRFWEVLVSGRTMITPADPQHPRAAILPAGILDNDAFTGFDHTHFTLTADEAATLDPQQRWGLELTDEALQHAGIAPATLRGTGTGVWWGSSYLDHAITTLGEGGDAMTMVDTAAALPSMAPGRISRSFDLRGPSELVDTACSASLVALHNAHQALRLGEVDLAIVGGANALVLDTHTRMFRNSGVLSPTGRARPFDQNADGFVRGEGAVVVVLQRLSDAHRAGCPVRARILASARNNDGNSPGGVGAPSHRAQADLLRQVYAHAGIEAGAVDYLQTHGTATPSGDNAERAALERVVGRARSTASQGPAWLGSTKSVVGHLEGAAGLASVLAAVLALEHETIPPTAGHALPMPQLRDDVALQVPTTPVPWPTTDRGNRAVGVSAVGFTGTNAHIILQEPTPVRAEADPSQHGAGVHLVPVSAAGPVEARETAGAWSQALSEATVPLVEVAATAQHRRDHHLHRAVVVATCNDEATSGMDALTAGVPHPALIGPRTAPQRRPRVVFVFPGHGHHHPHMGHDLAVREPVYAKALARVHAALEPYLDQPPWKPDSNQALEGLHTLQPAGVAHQIALSALLTHWGITPDAVVGHSAGEVAAAHTAGILSLDEAAHLVAERSRLLQRAAARGAMAAVGLGAEQAQAALASNPTLRLAAVNGPRSCVVAGTHTDLHHLCERLQADGITARLMADAPPAHHPELLGEAANYLSERVRHLAPHTGTIPLYSTATGERVDGPELDPDYWAHQLLTTVQLHPTIEHLAHGEPSVFVVLGARPLLAAELTDTLATTPTYDPSAPPVISCDSNVDNEQTAWLSALAEAHTRGIPITWPAPTHFPATNLPPRTWARPAPTPPAPTALRDRLAHAATSCERRAAITTALTALITPVVAARYGHTVDLAPDADLTELGLDSLTIVALRHKITRLHPGLADLPLTHLLIPGRATTLEQLITAITTHLTSRVTT